The following proteins are encoded in a genomic region of Bacteroidales bacterium:
- a CDS encoding T9SS type A sorting domain-containing protein, whose translation MKKFYFIISFMLMASLVGAQNLRKSADNMGSGEDKPDSAFFSYYLGQWVTKDKFVFTYDDEENTVQWTAFHRELNSEPWQLNERVIDKYHVNGYKLSHIDLFYNPEVSEFENRFSNVYTYDASGKMTGMFSFNWNDAIPGWDSTGKYEYSYTVAGDSMVEYVFEKNLAEDIWSLRYMDEVLYTPSGKEKIGTGFQWNSVENKWDTTNEYRYYYDENDNDTLYRLFDYNDEGVSELSFEMKTEYNDQGQKMHIHYYGLESAVWKYSGKSDLFYNESGNLTQRITYNWDDEAGEYLPSFKETNYYDGLTEIASLKPSDILIFPNPASDFLAVNLNKPSSSVIIKIFNLNGNLVLQKQLRDQEHIQVGHLPGGVYVYEVLDSGNIVRGKITICK comes from the coding sequence ATGAAAAAATTTTATTTTATCATTAGCTTTATGCTCATGGCATCACTCGTTGGTGCCCAGAACTTACGAAAAAGCGCTGATAATATGGGGTCAGGTGAAGACAAACCCGACAGCGCATTCTTTTCCTATTATCTCGGGCAATGGGTTACAAAAGACAAATTTGTTTTTACCTATGATGATGAGGAAAATACGGTGCAATGGACTGCATTCCACCGGGAATTAAATTCTGAGCCTTGGCAACTTAATGAAAGGGTCATCGATAAATACCATGTTAATGGGTATAAATTATCTCACATTGACCTTTTCTACAACCCGGAGGTCAGTGAATTTGAAAACCGTTTTTCTAATGTCTATACATATGATGCGTCCGGCAAAATGACCGGTATGTTTTCATTTAATTGGAATGATGCCATTCCTGGCTGGGACAGTACCGGAAAATATGAATATTCTTATACCGTTGCAGGTGATTCAATGGTTGAGTATGTTTTCGAGAAAAATTTGGCAGAAGATATCTGGAGTTTACGATATATGGATGAAGTTTTGTATACGCCATCCGGAAAGGAAAAAATAGGCACAGGCTTTCAATGGAATTCAGTAGAAAATAAATGGGATACCACGAATGAATACCGTTACTATTATGATGAAAACGACAATGACACGTTATACAGATTATTCGATTATAATGATGAAGGAGTTTCTGAATTATCGTTTGAAATGAAAACTGAATATAATGATCAGGGTCAAAAAATGCATATACATTATTACGGACTTGAAAGCGCTGTTTGGAAATATTCAGGTAAATCAGATCTCTTTTACAATGAATCAGGTAACTTAACACAAAGAATTACTTATAACTGGGATGACGAGGCCGGTGAATATTTGCCATCTTTTAAAGAAACAAATTATTATGATGGTTTAACCGAAATTGCATCATTAAAACCATCTGATATTTTGATATTTCCGAATCCCGCATCGGACTTCCTCGCTGTCAATTTGAACAAACCATCCTCTTCAGTCATTATTAAAATTTTTAATCTCAATGGAAATCTAGTACTTCAGAAGCAACTAAGGGATCAGGAACACATTCAGGTGGGCCATCTACCGGGTGGTGTGTATGTTTATGAAGTGCTGGACTCAGGCAATATTGTCAGGGGTAAGATAACAATTTGTAAATGA
- a CDS encoding RNA polymerase sigma-70 factor has translation MNQQEEIIWRGIQEKDTAIFERYYKEHYKSFFLMACRYLKDAGQASEIVNDVFMKLWQDGSGMSIDSSLKSYIYKAIINRCLNALNKSKREGFHVELDKVRDVGYEMKQIEDNELMVKLYTAIDSLPEKCRQVFEMSRFEELKQQEIADKLGISIKTVKNHITLALKQLNQAALKSILFSLLFFTKFFRL, from the coding sequence ATGAACCAACAGGAAGAAATAATCTGGCGAGGCATTCAGGAAAAGGATACCGCAATTTTCGAGCGGTATTATAAGGAGCATTATAAAAGTTTCTTCCTGATGGCCTGCCGGTATTTAAAAGACGCCGGCCAGGCATCGGAAATTGTGAATGATGTGTTCATGAAACTCTGGCAGGATGGCTCAGGAATGAGTATTGATTCATCACTTAAATCGTACATATATAAAGCCATTATCAACCGCTGTCTTAATGCCTTAAATAAAAGTAAAAGGGAAGGTTTTCATGTGGAGTTGGACAAGGTGCGGGATGTAGGTTATGAGATGAAGCAGATAGAAGATAATGAACTGATGGTAAAACTCTATACCGCGATTGACAGTCTGCCTGAAAAATGCAGGCAGGTTTTTGAGATGAGCCGTTTTGAAGAATTGAAGCAGCAGGAAATAGCTGACAAATTGGGAATTTCGATTAAAACCGTTAAGAATCATATTACCCTGGCATTGAAACAATTGAACCAGGCTGCTTTAAAATCAATACTTTTTTCCCTGTTGTTTTTCACCAAATTTTTTCGCTTATGA
- a CDS encoding DUF488 domain-containing protein, whose amino-acid sequence MTIYTIGHSTRSIEDFIECLKSFQIGYLVDIRSLPGSRKHPHFNRENLQVSLQQAGIRYLHFPALGGRRKVKPDSKNTGWRLDAFRGYADYMEGSEFKEAIKDLEDLALRETTAYMCAESVWWRCHRSLVSDYLKLKGWKVIHIMDRSHSMEHTYTKPAVVKEGVLSYPGSDDSKQSLFLDV is encoded by the coding sequence ATGACAATTTACACTATCGGCCATTCCACCCGAAGTATAGAGGATTTTATTGAGTGTCTAAAATCATTTCAAATTGGCTATCTTGTGGATATACGAAGCCTTCCCGGATCAAGGAAACATCCCCATTTTAACAGGGAAAACCTGCAGGTAAGTTTACAGCAGGCAGGCATCCGGTATCTCCATTTTCCTGCGCTGGGAGGCAGGAGAAAGGTAAAGCCGGATTCAAAAAACACAGGGTGGAGGCTGGATGCTTTCAGGGGATACGCTGATTATATGGAAGGTTCAGAATTCAAGGAAGCCATTAAAGACCTTGAAGACCTAGCATTACGCGAAACGACTGCGTATATGTGTGCCGAAAGTGTCTGGTGGCGTTGTCACCGGTCGCTTGTTTCGGATTATCTTAAACTGAAAGGCTGGAAAGTAATTCATATCATGGACAGGTCGCACAGTATGGAGCACACCTACACCAAACCGGCAGTGGTTAAAGAGGGTGTATTAAGTTATCCTGGAAGTGATGATTCTAAACAAAGTCTTTTCCTTGATGTTTAG
- a CDS encoding dihydrofolate reductase family protein, giving the protein MRKIIVLQFLTLDGVIQGPGGAQEDTSENFKYGGWVAPHWDEVLDSTMGKQMSERSDLLLGRKTYDIFASYWPSHADAWPGINEVTKYVASNTMSKADWKNTVILRGNVVEELRKIRQQEGPDLQVHGSANFIQTLLKNDLVDELWLKIFPVTLGKGKKFFDGGSIPANFSLIEGKVSSKGVIVASYKRDGEVKVAEITA; this is encoded by the coding sequence ATGAGAAAAATTATTGTATTGCAGTTTCTGACGCTTGACGGCGTCATTCAGGGTCCCGGCGGCGCACAGGAGGATACCTCAGAAAATTTTAAATACGGCGGTTGGGTGGCACCGCATTGGGATGAAGTCCTTGATTCCACCATGGGCAAACAAATGAGTGAGAGGTCGGATTTGCTTCTCGGAAGAAAGACATATGATATTTTTGCATCGTACTGGCCTTCACATGCCGATGCATGGCCCGGTATCAATGAGGTTACCAAATATGTGGCTTCAAATACGATGAGTAAAGCGGACTGGAAAAATACAGTGATTCTCAGGGGCAATGTAGTTGAAGAATTGCGGAAGATCAGGCAACAGGAAGGGCCCGACCTCCAGGTTCACGGAAGCGCCAACTTCATTCAGACGCTGCTGAAGAATGACCTGGTGGATGAATTGTGGCTGAAGATATTTCCGGTAACCCTAGGAAAGGGCAAGAAGTTTTTCGATGGCGGTTCCATCCCTGCCAATTTCAGTTTGATTGAAGGCAAGGTATCGTCAAAAGGGGTTATAGTAGCGTCGTATAAGAGGGATGGGGAGGTAAAGGTTGCGGAAATAACTGCATAA
- a CDS encoding cupredoxin family copper-binding protein, which yields MKNSKSYLVRKGLPLLLILLSAAISCSKDSEDYSGNNGGNGNTVKIQGFAFSPATISVKAGTTITWTNYDNVAHTVTSDDGLFDSGSISMNDSFSQKFDSTGTFAYHCTPHPQMTASVVVTE from the coding sequence ATGAAAAATTCAAAGAGTTATCTTGTAAGAAAAGGATTACCGTTACTATTAATCCTGTTGAGCGCAGCAATCAGTTGTTCAAAGGATTCCGAAGATTATTCGGGGAACAACGGCGGGAATGGAAACACAGTAAAAATCCAGGGCTTTGCCTTTTCACCGGCAACTATATCCGTGAAAGCTGGAACCACTATAACCTGGACAAACTACGATAATGTGGCACACACAGTAACCAGTGATGACGGGCTTTTCGACAGTGGAAGCATTTCTATGAACGATTCGTTCAGTCAAAAATTCGATTCCACCGGTACCTTTGCTTACCATTGCACTCCGCATCCCCAGATGACGGCCAGTGTGGTGGTCACTGAATAA
- a CDS encoding carboxypeptidase-like regulatory domain-containing protein, whose protein sequence is MRSLRVKNTGFKTTARSCLVLLFYFIVTIIMSPAYTQEPGLGHPTVTLSVNNAALSTVLSELERQIPYRFAFNSDLIKEQKPITIDTRDQDLDAVLSEILNPLSLTYTLIGNQIVIQKAVQPGRITISGYVMDSLTGESLPQAVLYIPEQQISTYTNNYGFYSITLNKPAHFNIAVSYLGFRGAHKSIAALSSATQNFYLSESRTEIQSVVIKKDNPDDNIKKVSPGKTDVSLERLKNVASFGGNGDILGSIQMLPGVLAGLDGRPGYFIRGGNTDQNLIQLDEATLYNPVHLLGLVSIFNSSALKSAYLLKAGFPASFGDHLSSVLDITMREGNSQEFEGDLQLGSVISGVTLSGPVIKNKGSFFVSARKSTIDLLFKPLDIPDYFSDYTFYDINAKLNFNAGKKDRVYLSFYQGRDKTAYSRDSSLQNPISYGLNYGNQAAVLRWNHLFSSRLFMNTSFIFNRYFHEVNAREEIYAARLYSGIRDLNYKTDFYYYPTLRHKISAGINYLYQTQYPSSVTDIEYDADSSGINPDQIPRKYARRVAVYFGDEFRISRMFILYAGARVPAYFTNEAHFIQFEPRLSFMQVINPSTSLKLSYTQMHQFLNRVQSFNSAFPAEIWIGSGKNIKPQNSTEVSIGLFKNFRDNMFQTSLEIYYKKMGNQALFREGAEPAFNSNIDKMLVFGEGKSYGAELYLGKNTGKLTGWIAYTLSKVYQQFDSLNLGNSFPFSGDRRHSLYVSASYPVTGHWRISSNFLFASGSAFTLFSETATYNPIYYDHVIGNETPDMNRHNKVQNNFRLEPYHRLDLSISYKSSRTFKARLLETEWVLSVYNVYARKNTFFAYCSFDPVTQKPVPVQVSFVPVIPSLSFYIRF, encoded by the coding sequence ATGCGCTCATTAAGAGTAAAAAATACCGGTTTTAAAACCACTGCCAGAAGTTGCTTAGTACTTCTGTTTTATTTTATTGTGACAATCATTATGTCTCCGGCTTATACACAGGAGCCGGGTTTAGGTCACCCCACTGTGACCCTTTCGGTTAATAACGCCGCTCTGTCAACGGTACTTTCAGAATTAGAGAGGCAAATACCTTATCGTTTTGCGTTCAATTCAGATCTCATTAAAGAACAAAAACCAATCACCATTGATACCAGGGACCAGGATCTGGATGCAGTATTATCCGAAATACTTAATCCTTTATCACTAACCTATACCCTTATCGGTAACCAGATTGTCATTCAGAAGGCTGTTCAGCCAGGCCGAATCACCATCAGTGGTTATGTTATGGATAGTCTGACAGGGGAATCCCTGCCGCAGGCGGTTTTATACATACCCGAACAGCAGATTTCAACATATACGAATAATTATGGGTTTTATTCGATCACACTCAATAAGCCGGCTCATTTTAATATCGCCGTATCTTACCTGGGTTTCCGGGGGGCTCACAAATCTATAGCGGCCTTAAGCAGTGCAACGCAGAATTTTTATCTGTCAGAAAGCAGGACTGAAATTCAGTCAGTCGTCATTAAAAAGGACAATCCGGATGATAACATAAAGAAAGTCTCCCCGGGGAAAACCGACGTTTCACTTGAAAGGTTAAAAAACGTGGCATCTTTCGGAGGTAATGGGGATATTCTCGGTTCCATACAAATGTTGCCCGGTGTGTTAGCCGGCCTTGACGGCAGGCCAGGGTATTTTATCCGGGGAGGAAATACCGATCAGAACCTGATTCAGCTGGATGAGGCTACGTTATACAATCCGGTTCATTTGTTGGGACTTGTAAGCATTTTCAATTCTTCAGCACTGAAAAGTGCCTATCTGCTGAAAGCCGGATTTCCTGCTTCTTTCGGTGATCATCTGAGTTCGGTTTTAGACATCACCATGAGGGAAGGTAATTCTCAGGAATTTGAAGGTGACCTTCAATTGGGTTCGGTTATAAGCGGAGTGACCTTATCAGGGCCGGTTATAAAAAATAAGGGGTCCTTTTTTGTTTCCGCCAGGAAAAGCACAATCGATCTTTTGTTCAAACCCCTGGACATTCCGGATTATTTCAGTGATTATACTTTTTATGATATCAATGCAAAGCTCAATTTCAATGCAGGTAAAAAAGACAGAGTATACCTGAGTTTTTACCAGGGCAGGGATAAGACGGCATATTCAAGAGATTCGTCGTTACAGAATCCGATCTCTTATGGATTGAATTACGGAAACCAGGCTGCTGTTTTGCGATGGAATCACTTGTTCAGTTCCAGGCTTTTTATGAATACTTCATTCATCTTTAACCGGTATTTCCACGAAGTAAATGCAAGGGAAGAAATATATGCTGCCCGCTTGTATTCCGGCATCCGGGATCTGAATTATAAAACTGATTTTTATTATTATCCCACCCTACGACATAAAATATCAGCAGGCATTAATTATTTATACCAGACACAATATCCGTCATCAGTCACAGACATTGAATATGACGCGGACTCGTCAGGAATTAACCCGGATCAAATTCCCAGGAAATATGCCCGCAGGGTTGCCGTTTATTTCGGTGATGAATTCAGGATCAGCAGAATGTTTATCTTGTATGCGGGTGCCCGTGTCCCTGCCTATTTTACAAATGAGGCTCATTTTATTCAGTTTGAACCGCGGTTGTCATTCATGCAGGTAATTAATCCATCCACCAGTCTGAAATTGAGTTACACCCAAATGCACCAGTTTCTTAACAGGGTTCAGAGCTTTAATTCTGCTTTCCCTGCTGAAATCTGGATTGGCTCAGGTAAAAATATCAAGCCACAGAACAGTACTGAAGTATCGATCGGATTATTTAAAAACTTCCGGGATAATATGTTTCAAACCAGCCTTGAAATATATTATAAGAAAATGGGAAACCAGGCGTTGTTCCGGGAAGGCGCCGAACCGGCTTTCAACAGCAATATCGATAAGATGCTCGTTTTTGGCGAAGGTAAAAGCTATGGTGCTGAGTTGTACCTGGGTAAAAACACAGGAAAACTAACAGGCTGGATTGCTTATACCCTTTCAAAAGTTTATCAGCAATTCGATTCACTGAATCTCGGGAATTCCTTTCCGTTCAGCGGTGACCGGCGCCACAGCCTTTATGTATCGGCAAGTTATCCGGTTACCGGCCATTGGCGGATTTCATCGAATTTTTTATTTGCCAGCGGCAGTGCCTTTACCCTGTTTAGTGAAACGGCCACCTACAACCCTATTTACTATGATCATGTTATCGGTAATGAAACACCTGATATGAACAGGCATAATAAGGTACAGAATAATTTCAGGCTTGAGCCCTATCATCGGCTTGATCTCAGCATCAGTTACAAAAGCAGCAGGACATTCAAAGCCAGGTTGCTTGAAACGGAGTGGGTATTATCGGTATATAACGTATATGCCCGTAAAAATACTTTTTTTGCTTATTGTTCATTTGATCCGGTCACACAAAAGCCGGTTCCGGTGCAGGTTTCGTTTGTCCCTGTCATACCGAGCCTTTCCTTCTATATCCGCTTCTGA
- a CDS encoding SgcJ/EcaC family oxidoreductase has translation MSGKKLFIFAVILYLPAIGFCQNVDETEKVKQVIEAFQDDFNNGSFKNAADYTTSDWVHINPGGGIASGRDEVLKEVRSVHQTFLKNVTMKIEWIDIRFLAPSVALAEVVHSISPYELPKGTIHTGEKQTKTYVVIKSGDKWLLTLDQNTIKGSPQ, from the coding sequence ATGTCCGGGAAGAAACTGTTTATTTTTGCTGTCATTTTATATTTACCTGCCATTGGTTTTTGTCAGAATGTGGATGAAACCGAAAAGGTAAAACAGGTCATTGAAGCTTTCCAGGATGATTTTAATAATGGTTCCTTTAAAAATGCTGCAGATTATACTACTTCCGACTGGGTTCACATAAATCCGGGCGGGGGAATTGCATCAGGCAGGGATGAAGTGCTGAAAGAAGTAAGATCGGTGCATCAGACGTTCCTTAAGAATGTAACCATGAAAATTGAATGGATTGATATCCGGTTTCTTGCACCTTCAGTTGCGCTTGCAGAGGTTGTTCATTCTATAAGTCCTTATGAACTGCCAAAGGGTACAATCCATACGGGTGAAAAGCAGACAAAAACCTATGTTGTAATTAAATCAGGGGATAAGTGGCTGCTAACCCTGGATCAGAATACAATTAAGGGATCACCGCAATGA
- a CDS encoding FecR domain-containing protein, whose translation MDKQSKYDIPWELIADFLTGNFSDEQNDQLQQWIAMNNENRATFDRIRELWRNGTGEYLLYKKADENEAWKDLQNKISGDKNTGETKVIRVDFTPKRKILRNVLAIASVCIGLLVVLWYFKSHDTADVYITGTDANKKISLADGTVISLHPLTRIEVRHTFNKTDRSVIMKSGEADFDVVHRADMPFIVQIGEAEIRDIGTRFNIRRETGMIHVAVTDGKVAFVTNRTHEARELEAGSSVSFNEQSNRFGEINSIESSEAFRNWLDFENTPLTEVVQSIQKVYAKHIEIGDHIGNRKLTAKLYGMPFDTAIEVICSSLDLEYAVQDSVYVLKARVADEQVK comes from the coding sequence ATGGATAAACAATCAAAATATGATATTCCCTGGGAATTGATTGCTGACTTTCTGACCGGTAATTTTTCGGATGAACAGAATGATCAACTGCAGCAGTGGATTGCCATGAATAATGAAAACAGGGCTACGTTTGACCGGATCCGTGAACTATGGCGAAACGGCACCGGTGAGTATCTTTTATATAAAAAGGCCGATGAAAATGAGGCCTGGAAAGACCTTCAAAATAAAATCAGCGGGGATAAAAATACTGGTGAAACAAAAGTCATCCGGGTCGATTTTACCCCTAAGCGGAAAATTTTAAGAAATGTGCTTGCTATTGCATCGGTTTGTATAGGTTTACTTGTTGTATTATGGTACTTTAAAAGCCATGATACAGCTGATGTTTATATAACCGGAACAGACGCAAACAAAAAAATATCGCTGGCCGATGGAACGGTCATTTCGTTACATCCTCTCACCCGGATTGAAGTAAGGCATACTTTCAACAAGACGGACAGATCGGTTATCATGAAATCGGGTGAAGCAGATTTTGATGTGGTTCATCGCGCTGACATGCCTTTTATTGTTCAGATCGGCGAAGCTGAGATAAGGGATATCGGGACCCGGTTTAATATCCGAAGGGAAACCGGGATGATCCATGTTGCCGTCACAGACGGAAAAGTTGCCTTTGTAACGAATCGTACCCATGAAGCCAGGGAATTGGAAGCGGGATCATCTGTTAGTTTCAATGAACAAAGCAACCGATTCGGTGAAATAAATTCAATTGAATCGTCGGAAGCATTCAGAAATTGGCTTGATTTTGAAAACACCCCGTTAACTGAAGTGGTCCAATCGATTCAGAAGGTTTATGCAAAACATATTGAGATCGGTGACCATATCGGCAACAGGAAGCTCACGGCCAAATTGTATGGCATGCCTTTCGATACGGCAATCGAGGTTATCTGCAGTTCACTCGACCTTGAATATGCCGTTCAGGATAGTGTGTATGTGCTGAAAGCCAGGGTGGCGGACGAACAAGTTAAGTAA
- a CDS encoding DUF6569 family protein: MKTIAKKLTAYGNLGIVQFKQEPRSVIAFIPGAPEMKSGGLVISESTGEGVVGQLIAMNHTKNYLLLTDADILVGAKQNRVVNYSLLLAPYSKTTLDVSCIERLRWHYVSDKFDAPKTVAEHMLRKEKTRSLSLKFQPGSFQPHTQSIVWSHIHANLEENKCFSETESYADLIDHRMKKIENKIPACEPENECNGIAVVLNHKVISADVFGNDEVYRYYFPLLRDSAFRAAEFWNTETDLEEDEAFYRVLDFLDNADHCARRTVKDYKGSGVFQMIENNMVVGQELTFENQPVHIALFAK; encoded by the coding sequence ATGAAAACAATTGCAAAAAAACTGACGGCTTACGGAAACCTCGGAATAGTTCAATTCAAGCAGGAACCCCGGTCGGTTATCGCATTCATTCCCGGGGCACCTGAAATGAAAAGCGGCGGTCTTGTGATTTCAGAATCAACCGGCGAGGGAGTTGTAGGTCAACTTATCGCCATGAATCATACAAAGAATTATTTGCTCCTTACCGATGCTGACATTCTTGTCGGCGCCAAACAAAACAGGGTGGTGAATTATTCCCTGCTGCTTGCACCGTATTCAAAGACCACGCTGGATGTTTCGTGTATTGAAAGACTCAGGTGGCATTATGTATCGGATAAATTTGATGCACCGAAGACCGTGGCAGAGCACATGCTTCGCAAAGAGAAAACCAGATCGCTTTCCCTTAAATTCCAGCCAGGTTCTTTTCAGCCTCACACCCAATCGATTGTTTGGTCGCATATTCATGCGAACCTGGAAGAGAACAAGTGTTTCAGCGAAACCGAAAGTTACGCCGACCTGATTGACCATCGGATGAAAAAGATTGAAAACAAAATTCCGGCCTGTGAGCCCGAAAACGAATGCAACGGGATAGCCGTTGTACTAAATCATAAAGTAATCTCGGCTGATGTTTTTGGCAATGATGAGGTATACCGGTATTATTTCCCTTTGTTAAGGGATTCCGCTTTCAGGGCAGCCGAATTCTGGAATACGGAAACCGATCTGGAGGAAGACGAGGCCTTTTACAGGGTGCTTGATTTCCTTGACAATGCTGACCATTGTGCAAGGAGGACTGTAAAGGATTACAAAGGTTCGGGTGTTTTTCAGATGATTGAAAATAATATGGTTGTGGGACAAGAACTGACATTTGAAAACCAGCCGGTTCATATAGCGTTGTTTGCGAAATAG